The following are encoded in a window of Stegostoma tigrinum isolate sSteTig4 chromosome 40, sSteTig4.hap1, whole genome shotgun sequence genomic DNA:
- the dusp11 gene encoding RNA/RNP complex-1-interacting phosphatase isoform X1 → MGLAWRRLRGLFLAVGSVTRPGGTSSGGGVSLPEVMSKNKIPDRWQKYSAVGRRLPGTRFIAFKVPLKQIFKRQLQPEEFFSPTDLLRQIKEQREELGKIIDLTFTKRYYDPQELPKSLVYEKIFTAGHEVPNAKTILTFKQAVQKFLSDNKDNDKLVGVHCTHGVNRTGYLICRYLIDVDGMDPQHAINLFSQSRGCQIERQNYIQDLLQGPHRSKGIGAPGLKQKASYSQQPKFKQKERLLKGECPKRNDFRRFSQLPYPPRQPASPFQSMQQPKRRGLGTGTVSQTIQYNGETKLSFNHDYAKQELSLRNCQTEVPQWGGQPDAWWWGGQPDAWRWGGQPDTWRWNSQPQWQHQNYQHPVHAGRGNKGWKLNFGTQAKLNVHLRWDN, encoded by the exons ATGGGCCTGGCCTGGCGCCGGCTCCGAGGCCTGTTCCTGGCGGTGGGGAGTGTTACGCGGCCCGGCGGCACTAGCAGTGGGGGTGGTGTCAGCCTACCTGAAGTCATGAGCAAAAACAAGATCCCGGATAG atggcagaaatatTCTGCTGTGGGACGCCGGCTTCCGGGGACAAGATTCATCGCCTTTAAAGTCCCTCTGAAGCAg ATATTCAAAAGGCAGCTGCAACCTGAGGAATTCTTCTCACCGACTGACCTCCTCAGACAAATCAAAGAACAGAGGGAGGAATTGGGGAAAATCATTGACCTTACCTTTACAAAACGTTACTATGATCCTCAG GAGCTGCCAAAAAGTTTGGTCTACGAGAAAATTTTCACTGCTGGACATGAAGTGCCAAATGCAAAAACCATCTTGACGTTTAAACAAGCTGTACAAAAATTCTTGTCAGATAACAAGGATAATG ATAAACTGGTTGGAGTTCATTGCACTCATGGAGTTAACAGAACTGGCTATCTAATTTGCAG GTACTTGATCGATGTGGATGGGATGGACCCTCAACATGCAATCAACT TGTTCAGTCAATCCCGAGGATGCCAGATAGAAAGACAGAATTACATACAGGATCTTCTGCAGGGGCCACACAGGAG CAAAGGGATTGGTGCACCGGGCCTGAAGCAGAAGGCATCTTACAGCCAGCAGCCCAAGTTCAAGCAGAAAGAGAG ACTTCTTAAAGGAGAATGCCCCAAACGCAATGATTTTCGTAGGTTCAGCCAATTACCATACCCACCAAGACAGCCTGCAAGCCCCTTCCAGTCTATGCAGCAACCTAAAAGACGAGGGCTCGGGACTGGTACTGTGAGCCAAACGATTCAGTACAATGGAGAAACCAAGTTATCTTTCAATCACGATTATGCAAAACAGGAATTGTCCCTAAGGAATTGTCAAACTGAGGTTCCACAGTGGGGCGGTCAGCCGGATGCTTGGTGGTGGGGCGGTCAGCCAGATGCCTGGCGGTGGGGCGGTCAGCCGGACACCTGGCGGTGGAACAGTCAGCCACAGTGGCAGCACCAGAATTATCAGCACCCTGTACATGCTGGAAGGGGTAACAAAGGCTGGAAGCTAAATTTTGGTACTCAGGCCAAATTGAACGTACATCTACGGTGGGACAACTGA
- the dusp11 gene encoding RNA/RNP complex-1-interacting phosphatase isoform X2 gives MGLAWRRLRGLFLAVGSVTRPGGTSSGGGVSLPEVMSKNKIPDRWQKYSAVGRRLPGTRFIAFKVPLKQIFKRQLQPEEFFSPTDLLRQIKEQREELGKIIDLTFTKRYYDPQELPKSLVYEKIFTAGHEVPNAKTILTFKQAVQKFLSDNKDNDKLVGVHCTHGVNRTGYLICRYLIDVDGMDPQHAINLFSQSRGCQIERQNYIQDLLQGPHRRQYVGLIFLCVFAVQQQRDWCTGPEAEGILQPAAQVQAERETS, from the exons ATGGGCCTGGCCTGGCGCCGGCTCCGAGGCCTGTTCCTGGCGGTGGGGAGTGTTACGCGGCCCGGCGGCACTAGCAGTGGGGGTGGTGTCAGCCTACCTGAAGTCATGAGCAAAAACAAGATCCCGGATAG atggcagaaatatTCTGCTGTGGGACGCCGGCTTCCGGGGACAAGATTCATCGCCTTTAAAGTCCCTCTGAAGCAg ATATTCAAAAGGCAGCTGCAACCTGAGGAATTCTTCTCACCGACTGACCTCCTCAGACAAATCAAAGAACAGAGGGAGGAATTGGGGAAAATCATTGACCTTACCTTTACAAAACGTTACTATGATCCTCAG GAGCTGCCAAAAAGTTTGGTCTACGAGAAAATTTTCACTGCTGGACATGAAGTGCCAAATGCAAAAACCATCTTGACGTTTAAACAAGCTGTACAAAAATTCTTGTCAGATAACAAGGATAATG ATAAACTGGTTGGAGTTCATTGCACTCATGGAGTTAACAGAACTGGCTATCTAATTTGCAG GTACTTGATCGATGTGGATGGGATGGACCCTCAACATGCAATCAACT TGTTCAGTCAATCCCGAGGATGCCAGATAGAAAGACAGAATTACATACAGGATCTTCTGCAGGGGCCACACAGGAG ACAGTATGTTGGCTTAATCTTCTTGTGTGTGTTTGCTGTGCAACAGCAAAGGGATTGGTGCACCGGGCCTGAAGCAGAAGGCATCTTACAGCCAGCAGCCCAAGTTCAAGCAGAAAGAGAG ACTTCTTAA